A single window of Flavobacterium sp. 140616W15 DNA harbors:
- a CDS encoding sensor histidine kinase, with protein sequence MQDTKIFSNYLASKIAEFNFDKFYTKSNRILLHVFMWLSFSILLILSYVLAYQLSYFNAFILTIRMTTVNMIVFYMFFYLLLPKIFSGGKARMVILLLFTFIISIFVWMAVTYFFSLLYHSLGFEILKGELKGAIGMSASQTFLQAISMKRMFSQAFIIISILSPFFFVKILFEISKLYNKTLNIQSQKAALEIQNINIEKNFLKAQLNPHFLFNTLNNLYGLSIKKDDSTPEVILNLSDIMSYTLYESNTEKVALEKELDFIKNYFELEKMRYSANKNIQFHIPQGEDLSGLYIAPLLTFTFIENAFKYGLKGNKEQFIYLNIKVQDRTFYFELENDVEQGIKDNEFGGIGVRNARKRLQLLYPNKHQLDIENLETKFKVNLKIDLD encoded by the coding sequence GAGTTTTTCAATATTGCTAATTTTGAGTTATGTCCTAGCTTATCAACTTTCATATTTCAATGCTTTTATTCTTACCATCAGGATGACAACTGTTAATATGATTGTGTTTTATATGTTCTTTTATTTATTGCTACCAAAGATTTTTTCGGGAGGTAAAGCCAGAATGGTAATTCTATTATTGTTTACTTTTATCATATCTATTTTTGTTTGGATGGCAGTAACTTATTTTTTTTCGTTGCTGTATCATTCACTCGGTTTCGAAATTCTTAAAGGAGAATTGAAGGGGGCTATAGGAATGAGTGCAAGTCAAACGTTTTTGCAAGCAATCTCAATGAAGAGAATGTTTTCTCAAGCCTTCATCATTATTTCAATTTTGTCTCCTTTCTTTTTTGTGAAAATCCTTTTTGAAATTTCGAAGCTTTATAATAAAACTTTAAATATTCAGAGTCAGAAAGCAGCATTAGAAATTCAAAACATTAATATTGAAAAAAACTTTTTGAAAGCACAGCTCAATCCACATTTCCTATTTAATACATTAAATAATTTGTATGGCCTTTCGATAAAAAAAGACGACAGTACACCAGAAGTTATTTTAAATCTTTCGGATATTATGAGTTATACACTTTATGAATCGAATACCGAAAAAGTAGCATTGGAAAAGGAATTGGATTTTATAAAAAATTATTTCGAATTGGAGAAAATGAGATATTCGGCTAATAAAAATATTCAATTTCATATTCCTCAAGGAGAAGATTTATCAGGATTGTACATAGCGCCACTTTTGACTTTCACATTTATAGAAAATGCATTTAAATACGGGCTTAAAGGAAATAAGGAACAGTTTATTTATTTGAACATAAAAGTTCAGGATAGAACGTTTTATTTTGAACTTGAAAATGATGTAGAGCAAGGGATAAAAGATAATGAATTTGGCGGTATAGGAGTTAGAAATGCTCGTAAACGACTGCAATTATTGTATCCTAACAAACACCAACTGGATATTGAAAATTTGGAAACAAAATTTAAAGTCAATTTAAAAATAGATTTAGACTAA